The window GTACCTTGATCCTGACCTAATGGTAAAAACTCCACTTTAACGGTCACTTCCCCCTTTTGGGTAAACTTTACAGCATTGCCTAAAAGGTTTGCCAGAATCTGCTGGGTACGAATGGGATCTATATGAGCAAAACGAGGCATGCCTGGATCAATATCCATTAACAATTCAAGCCCTTTCTCTGCTGCAGAGAATTTAACGATATCAATGCAATTTTCGAAAAGTGCTATCATATCAGTTCTAATCTCTTCCAGCTCCAACATGCCTGCTTCAATTTTAGAAAAATCAAGTATATCGTTGATAATGCCAAGAAGCGTATGACCGGAAACATTGGCACTGTTTACATATTGTTGCTGAACAGGGCTAAGTGGTGTCTTGGTGAGCAATTCGGTAAAACCAATTACGCCATTTAATGGCGTTCGAATTTCATGGCTCATGTTGGCCAAAAACTCAGATTTAGCTTTACTGGCAGTTTCGGCTTGTTCCTTAGCTTTTTTCTCTTCTTCTTCCGCATTTTTCTGCGCAGTAATGTCCACATTAGTACCTATCCATCGATAGGGTTTCCCTTCTTCATCTCGGAGCAATTTACCACGTGTCATGATCCAACGCCAACTGCCATCTTTGTGAAGACAACGGTGTACTATTTCATATTTTTTGGTGATACCATTCAGATGGTCTGCCACCGCTTTATTAATTGAATCGGCATCATCAGGATGCCATAGATTTTTCCACCCTTCAAAGGAGTTCTCTATTTCTGAATCTTCATATCCGAGCATGGTTTTCCATTGTTTCGAGAAAACCACCTTATTATTGATCATGTCCCAATCCCAGACCCCTGCTTCCGTACCTTCTATAGCCACTGCAAAACGCAGTTCACTTTCCTTTTTCTCTTCATCTACTTTTTTGCGTCCGGTAATGTTTTTATGAGTACCTACAACTCGTGTCGCTTCTCCATCTTCGTTTCTTTCAACTACTTTTGCAGTGTTCAATATCCACAGATACTCACCTTCCTTGTTCCTAAACCTGTATTCATGGCTAAAAGCGTCACCATTTTCCGGTGTTTGTGTAACTTTATTGATCGCTGCAAACACCCATTCAATATCATCAGGATGCAACCTGTCCGACCATTCGCTTGCTAAGGATGCAAGCTCGCCCACTTTATACCCCAGCATTTCCACCCATGCCTTTGAATAAACAGTAACACCATTCTTTGGCGTCCAGTCCCAGATCCCATCACCCGAAGCATCCATCGCATAATTCAATCGCTTAGTAAGTGCTTCTTTTTCCAGTTCAATGTTTTTTCTTTCGGTTATATCCTGCGCTACTCCCCTCAGCCCTATAATCTCCTTGCTTTCACTATAAATAGCTTCTCCACGCACCCACATCCATCCCCGACTTCCATCTTTTTGAATGGTTCTCAGTTCTAATTCGTAAGGAATTCCTTGCTCTCTGGTTAAGGCCAAGGAAGAAGTGAGTTGCTCCCAGCTTTCCGGAGTAAATAACTTCATGTGTTCGGTATAAGGAGGAGGGGGCTTCGTGGGGTCAAAACCATACATATTATAAAGCTCCTCTGTCCAAACTACCTCATTGGTTTTTAGGTCAAGCTCCCAACTTCCTAGCTTAGAAACTTGCTGGGCATTGCGAAGAAGGTCGGCACTTTTTTGAAACTGGGACTCACTATTTCTAAATGCTGTAATATTTTGGTGAGCTCCCAGCATCCTTAGAGGCTTGCCATGTTTATCTCTAATGGCCAAACCACGACACCTAATCCATACAGTTGAGCCGTTTTGATGTGTGTATCGTACCGTTTGGTCGTAAGGATAATTTGGGTTTTCGAGATGTTGGGTAATCTTTTCCGTAGCAATTTTTAAATCATCAGGGTGAATAATATCTTTCCAAGCCGAAGTCTTGTGTGGCATCTCACTAGGATTGTACCCTAAAACTTCCCAAAATTTAGGATTCATCCATTCTTCTTCAGGATTTTCCAAATCCCAATACCACATGCCATCCAGACAAGATTCTTGAATGAAATCAAAAATTCGCTCATCTGATTTAATGAGTTCGTAAAGTTCTTTTTTGAGATAATTTGTTTCCATCTCTAAGCTTTTTATTCTGTCTAAAAAATACGAATACCATTTGTATTTAGCTATTATTTAGATGGAAGGTTGCGTGTGTTTGAATTAATCTCTCAGCTCCTTCCAACTTGTTTCTTTGTTAAAATAAGGTATTCAGACAAAGATTACATTTGTAACATCAGAATATCAATTGTAATTGTATAATATATGAAAATCATTGCAAAAATAGGATAATATTCTCTAAGATAACCTTTCTAGAAGGTTAATTCTGTATTTTTTTGGATATTTATAAGCGGTAGGTAGGAAAGTCTACCTTTTGACTCTGCTTTGGAGAAATTGTTTTTCGTTGCATCCAATTTGTACGTTCGCGTTCACTAAGGCAACCGGAATTATTGACATAATTACAGGCCCTATTGGTCAATTGATTTTTTAGGGAGGAATTTACCCCCGCTTTTTATCGTCCTCACAGGAATTGGTGCTCCCTATACAATTGGTTAAAACGATCTGCACGATACGATTTTGGCGGTATTGTTGCTTTTTTTCTGCAATAATGTTGACAAAATCACTTTTATCAGGATCATAAAATATAATTCATAGGGGAATTTAACCTTTTGAGATGGTTTGTTGACTTTTTCTAATGGTTACCCTTTTCTTTTCCTGTTCATTTTTTCCTTGATGAAAAAACGAACCAAAAAAATCAAGGCTGTCAAATCTTATTTCAAATGATGGGAAATCATTCAAAGAACAAATGTCTTTTACGTAGCCATCATTTGATTTTTGGATCAGGATTCCAGGCTAAAAATGAGTGGATCTCCTTGTGGGAGCTAACTCATTTTCTTAACGCCCTCCATCCTGCTCCAAAAACCATAACCTTTGAAGGCCGATAAAGCCTAATACATTGTGCTTTCAAAAAGAAAAGTAATTACCGGTATAAGAATTTCCATACAAAGACGTATAGTTTACGAATCCCAAAACCCCATAGGGGTGTCACTTTTGTAGCCAAGGCTGTGAAGCCTTGGTTAAAACGATCAGCACGATACGATTTTGGCGGCATTGTTGCTCTTTTTTTCTGCAACAATGTTGACAAAATCACTTTCGCCCGTAGTTATCCAAATTTCTACCTGTTCATTTTTTCCCCTGAGTTGCTGTGCTTCAGGGCAGATCCTGAGCGAGTTGCAAATCAGGGCAGGCCCTGAGTGAGTTAAAAATCAGGGCAGGCTTTAATAATACAAACGGCAAGTCTTAACCAACCCAAAAACACCGTAGGTGTGGCATTTTTGTAGCCAAGGCCGTGAAGCCTTGGTCAATGCATGAAGCACAATCTGATTTTGGCGGTATTGTTGCTCTTTTTCTGCAACAATGCTGACAAAATCACTTTTATCAGGATCATAAAATATAATTCATAGGGGAATTTAACCTTTTGAGATGGTTTATTGACTTTTTCTAATGGTTACCCTTTTCTTTTCCTGTTCATTTTTTCCTTGATGAAAAAACGAACCAAAAAAATCAAGGCTGTCAAATCTTATTTCAAATGATGAGAAATCATTCAAAGAACAAATGTCTTTTACGTAGCCATCATTTGATTTTTGGATCAGGATTCCAGGCTAAAAATGAGTGGATCTCCTTGTGGGAGCTAACTCATTTTCTTAACGCCCTCCATCCTGCTCCAAAAACCATAACCTTTGAAGGCCGATAAAGCCTATTACATTGTGCTTTCAAAAAGAAAAGTAATTACCGATATAAGTATTTCTATACAAAGACGTATAGTTTACAAATCCCAAAAACCCCATAGGGGTGGCACTTTTGTAGCCAAGGCTGTGAAGCCTTGGTTAAAACGATCAGCACGATACGATTTTGGCGGCATTGTTGCTCTTTTTTTCTGCAACAATGCTGAAAAAATCATTTATAGGTATTATTTTTTTACTCAGCTATTCTATTTTTCAGATCCATTCTTTCGTGTAAGATCCTGATAATTTCAATTCTTTCGGGTTTAATTATTTGATAGAAGATTATATGCTTTCCAGATTTTATTCCAAGAAGGTTTCTATTTATTCCATCATATTCTTTTCCAATGTTTGGATTATGAGCGATTCCATTGCACACCATTTGTATCGTTGCGTAATACTTGTCCGCTTGAGCTTCAGACTAGGTTTCAAAAGTGTATAACCAAATATTATTTAAATCTTCGATGGCTTCTTGTCTAAATACAACTTTAGCCATTTTTTCTTTTTTCGGCTTTTAGTTTTTTAAGATTCTCATCGAAATCAAAGTTTTCAACAATTGGGCTATTTAGTCCTTGTTGAATTGCATTTCTTAAGGCAATTTCTTTGCTTTCCTCATTTTCCAATAATCGAAGTCCAGCTCTGATTACCTCGCTTACGTTTTTATACCGTCCGGCAGCAACTTGGTTACTCACAAATTGGTCAAAATAATTTCCGAGTGATATAGAGGTGTTTTTACTCATAATTTCTAATTTTCACACTAAAATACCAATTATTGGTAATTTCCCCAAATCACTCCGCAATTGCATAAATACATGTTTAGCCGAGAATTTGCGCTTATACCATACATACACCCTTTCGGCTAGTGTTTTGATTTTATATTTTGAGTCCTGAAAAGGTGATGTCTAACAGCGATGGGTAAAGCCCATCGTTAAATGGCCTGACAGGAATTGGCCCTCTTCATACAATTGTTATTACACGCCTCCAGGGCTTGGGTACTTTAAAATACCCAATAAACCCTCCTCCTATATTCAATATTCCCGTAGGAATTGAAAAAATCAAAGTCATGGATGTAGGTCAATGGTCAGAAAAAAGTAAAATACAATTGTGGCGTCTTGTTGCTTTCTTTTTTCTGAAATAATGTTGACAGAATCCCTTTTATCAAGATCATAAAATATAATTCATAGGGGAATTTAACCTTTTGAGATGGTTTATTGACTTTTTCTAATGGTTACCCTTTTCTTTTCCTGTTCATTTTTTCCTTGATGAAAAAACGAACCAAAAAAATCAAGGCTGTCAAATCTTATTTCAAATGATGGGAAATCATTCAAAGAACAAATGTCTTTTACGTAGCCATCATTTGATTTTTGGATCAGGATTCCAGGCTAAAAATGAGTGGATCTCCTTGTGGGAGCTAACTCATTTTCTTAACGCCCTCCATCCTGCTCCAAAAACCATAACCTTTGAAGGCCGATAAAGCCTAATACATTGTGCTTTCAAAAAGAAAAGTAATTACCGATATAAGTATTTCCATACAAAGACGTATAGTTTACAAATCCCAAAAACCCCATAGGGGTGTCACTTTTGTAGCCAAGGCTGCAAAGCCTTGGTCAAAGCATGAAGCACAATCTGATTTTGGCGGTATTGTTGCTTTTTTTTCTGCAACAATGCTGACAAAATCATTTTCGCCTATAGTTATCCAAATTTCTACCTGTTCATTTTTGCCCCTGAGTTGCTCCGCTTCAGGGCAGGTCCTGAGCGAGTTTCAAATCAGGGCAGGCTTTGATAATACAAACGGCAAGTCTTTACCAACCCAAAAACACCGTAGGTGTGGCATTTTTGTAGCCAAGGCTGCAAAGCCTTGGTCAAAGCATGAAGCACAATCTGATTTTGGCGGTATTGTTGCTTTTTTTTTGCAACAATGCTGACAAAATCATTTTCGCCTATAGTTATCCAAATTTCTACCTGTTCATTTTTGCCCCTGAGTTGCTCCGCTTCAGGGCAGGCCCTGAGCGAGTTTCAAATCAGGGCAGGCCCTGAGTGAGTTAAAAATCAGGGCAGGCTTTGATAATACAAACGGCAAGTCTTTACCAACCCAAAAACACCGTAGGTGTGGCATTTTTGTAGCCAAGGCTGTGAAGCCTTGGTCAATGCATGAAGCACAATCTGATTTTGGCGGTATTGTTGCTTTTT of the Cyclobacterium marinum DSM 745 genome contains:
- a CDS encoding PAS domain-containing protein codes for the protein METNYLKKELYELIKSDERIFDFIQESCLDGMWYWDLENPEEEWMNPKFWEVLGYNPSEMPHKTSAWKDIIHPDDLKIATEKITQHLENPNYPYDQTVRYTHQNGSTVWIRCRGLAIRDKHGKPLRMLGAHQNITAFRNSESQFQKSADLLRNAQQVSKLGSWELDLKTNEVVWTEELYNMYGFDPTKPPPPYTEHMKLFTPESWEQLTSSLALTREQGIPYELELRTIQKDGSRGWMWVRGEAIYSESKEIIGLRGVAQDITERKNIELEKEALTKRLNYAMDASGDGIWDWTPKNGVTVYSKAWVEMLGYKVGELASLASEWSDRLHPDDIEWVFAAINKVTQTPENGDAFSHEYRFRNKEGEYLWILNTAKVVERNEDGEATRVVGTHKNITGRKKVDEEKKESELRFAVAIEGTEAGVWDWDMINNKVVFSKQWKTMLGYEDSEIENSFEGWKNLWHPDDADSINKAVADHLNGITKKYEIVHRCLHKDGSWRWIMTRGKLLRDEEGKPYRWIGTNVDITAQKNAEEEEKKAKEQAETASKAKSEFLANMSHEIRTPLNGVIGFTELLTKTPLSPVQQQYVNSANVSGHTLLGIINDILDFSKIEAGMLELEEIRTDMIALFENCIDIVKFSAAEKGLELLMDIDPGMPRFAHIDPIRTQQILANLLGNAVKFTQKGEVTVKVEFLPLGQDQGTLKIAVRDTGIGINEEQKAKLFKSFSQADSSTTRKFGGTGLGLVISQMIAEKMGSKIQIDSKPNVGTTFFFEIITHFEEGEKPDPTKITGVKRCLIIDDNAYNRVILQQMLDQWQIDSDTCENGFQALQVMEKALPYDVIICDYHMPYINGLETIRLMKEKLNLNLETHPVILLYSSAQDEIIHQKSMEIGVRFRLTKPVKSQDLFTFLSNLNQDLKAGPRQETEAKKPAFDSKEKIKILIAEDNALNMVLSKTLLLQLMPNSEICEAADGLVAVAQYKKLNPDIVFMDIQMPELDGIGATKQIRIIEKGTGRHIPIIALTAGALKEEKEKCLAAGMDEFLTKPLEVQKIESVLKKFFRQDKEADADKNEAIATNEVHFGYSELLNSLGGDIKSAQHLISMLLADMPDKINQLNLAYEEKDSKTIRQIAHSIKGSMLAIRCNILADIATKIENDTEENSLEMLEKRLTALKKEWGFVKKLLLEKIDE
- a CDS encoding type II toxin-antitoxin system ParD family antitoxin, whose amino-acid sequence is MSKNTSISLGNYFDQFVSNQVAAGRYKNVSEVIRAGLRLLENEESKEIALRNAIQQGLNSPIVENFDFDENLKKLKAEKRKNG